The proteins below are encoded in one region of Ferruginibacter lapsinanis:
- a CDS encoding YitT family protein gives MNPFWTKLVIKTTLKNKEKKGSDEKPYSDYELARGYREFFIILKRHFKDFILILAGIFSASFGFKGFLLTNHFIDGGATGISLLLSALTKMPLYIWIICVNIPFVILAFTVIGRQFAIKTALAITGLAVCLATVNFPNVTNDNLLVAVFGGFFLGVGIGLAVRGGAVIDGTEVLAIYLSRKFGTTLGDIIILINIIIFSSAAYFLGVEIALYSMITYLTASKALDFIVEGIEEYIGATIVSSHSERIREMIIYKMGRGVTVYKGKRGFGKHGDKAEIDIVYTVITRLELNKLNTELEKIDKNAFVVMSAVKDTKGGMIKKRPHKY, from the coding sequence ATGAATCCATTTTGGACAAAGTTGGTCATTAAAACAACTTTGAAGAATAAAGAAAAAAAGGGTAGTGATGAAAAACCATATTCTGATTATGAACTTGCACGAGGGTATCGGGAATTTTTTATTATACTAAAGCGGCATTTTAAGGATTTTATTTTAATACTGGCAGGTATATTTTCAGCATCTTTTGGGTTCAAAGGATTTTTATTGACCAATCATTTTATTGATGGGGGAGCTACCGGTATTTCTTTGTTGCTTTCTGCATTAACAAAAATGCCGCTGTACATATGGATCATTTGTGTTAATATTCCTTTTGTAATTCTTGCCTTTACAGTCATTGGTAGGCAATTTGCTATCAAGACTGCTTTGGCGATCACAGGTCTTGCTGTTTGTCTTGCTACAGTAAACTTTCCAAATGTTACCAATGATAATTTATTGGTAGCAGTATTTGGAGGATTTTTTTTAGGCGTAGGTATTGGTCTTGCTGTAAGGGGTGGGGCAGTGATAGATGGAACAGAAGTGCTGGCAATTTATTTAAGTAGAAAATTCGGGACAACACTTGGTGACATTATTATATTAATCAACATTATTATTTTTTCATCAGCTGCATATTTTTTGGGAGTGGAAATTGCGCTTTATTCCATGATCACCTACCTGACTGCATCAAAGGCATTAGACTTTATTGTTGAAGGTATTGAGGAATACATCGGAGCAACGATCGTTTCTTCACACAGTGAAAGGATACGGGAAATGATTATATACAAAATGGGCAGGGGTGTTACTGTATATAAAGGCAAACGGGGTTTTGGTAAGCATGGAGATAAAGCAGAGATTGATATTGTGTATACTGTAATAACCCGTCTGGAGCTGAATAAACTAAATACAGAACTTGAAAAGATTGATAAAAATGCTTTTGTGGTGATGAGTGCGGTAAAAGATACCAAAGGAGGGATGATCAAGAAAAGGCCACATAAGTATTAA
- a CDS encoding outer membrane beta-barrel family protein, giving the protein MKKIILTSISSLFYGSISLIANPLSANTVAGKVIDIDNKPIHSVTVSLLNAADSSLVKVEITDINGEFKFPTSVSGAYLLSYTNTGYEKKYSDAFILTEGVEIVLPTVKLTQITKKMQEVVVTSKKPIIEVKADKTIFNVENSITATGSNALEMLKKSPGVQVDNEDKISMNGKNGVKIYVDGKMLQMDEKNVSEYLKTITSNDMEAIEMISNPGAKYDAAGNAGIINIKLKKNKKFGTNGNASLGLTQGQTPKGNGAVSLNYRDKKINVFSNLTGNIGNRYQTINLERRQADTVFDMRSSQVSSDNNFNGKAGFDYFIDKKKTIGFMANASTSNRDWSSDGNTLIYYEPSMQLVKKLIAKNSVPQKTTNANFNANYRYADTTGKEINIDADYGLFRSKSNSFQPNIYYDMNNSFLSEAVYRNRTPIDIDIYSLKADIEQKLGKGKIGYGAKASYVITQNAFDFYNVSGGNDTKVLEKSNKFKFKENINAVYVSYQRQLNDKIDLQAGLRAEQTNSNGILTRADGVYQSDNDVKRSYLDLFPSASLSYKLNNKNSFSLAYSRRIDRPSYQDLNPFENKLDELTYQKGNAFLRPQYTDNVQIKHIFAGKLSTDFSYSYVRDYATEILDTTNKNSTYLQNQNLATQQILSWHISSPLAITKWWNGYLEFWHNTYIFDGIANNKKVHMSIPHYGVYSTQSFNLGNGYSAEMSGWWSSPTNWGATGKGGAQGNVDFGIQKSLMQKRATLKVTATDIFATQSPWRITNNFGGLRLKGNGKYESQTIRVNFTYRFGSAQIKNARQRQTGLESESNRIKGN; this is encoded by the coding sequence ATGAAAAAGATCATCTTAACCTCGATAAGCTCACTTTTCTACGGCTCTATCTCATTAATAGCCAATCCATTATCGGCTAATACCGTTGCAGGAAAAGTAATAGATATCGACAACAAACCTATCCATTCAGTAACCGTTTCATTACTAAATGCAGCAGACAGTAGTCTAGTAAAAGTGGAAATCACCGACATAAATGGCGAATTCAAGTTCCCAACTTCTGTTTCGGGCGCCTATTTATTAAGCTATACCAATACCGGATATGAGAAAAAATACTCAGATGCTTTCATATTAACCGAAGGTGTTGAAATAGTATTGCCAACCGTAAAATTGACTCAGATCACTAAAAAAATGCAGGAAGTGGTGGTTACTTCTAAAAAACCGATCATCGAAGTAAAAGCGGATAAAACCATTTTTAATGTAGAGAATAGTATTACTGCTACTGGCAGTAATGCATTGGAAATGCTAAAGAAGAGCCCTGGAGTACAAGTAGACAATGAAGACAAGATCAGCATGAACGGAAAAAATGGAGTAAAAATCTATGTAGACGGTAAAATGCTTCAGATGGATGAAAAAAATGTTTCGGAATACCTTAAAACCATCACAAGCAACGATATGGAAGCGATAGAAATGATCAGCAATCCTGGTGCTAAATATGATGCTGCAGGAAATGCCGGGATCATTAATATCAAATTAAAAAAGAACAAAAAATTCGGTACTAACGGTAACGCATCACTTGGTTTAACCCAAGGTCAAACGCCAAAAGGCAACGGTGCTGTATCTTTAAACTACCGGGACAAAAAAATAAATGTATTCAGTAATTTAACTGGTAATATTGGCAACCGATATCAAACAATCAATTTAGAAAGAAGACAAGCCGATACCGTTTTCGATATGAGAAGTTCTCAAGTATCATCAGATAATAACTTTAACGGAAAAGCCGGCTTTGATTATTTCATTGACAAGAAAAAAACAATTGGCTTTATGGCCAATGCAAGCACATCTAACCGTGATTGGTCAAGTGACGGCAATACACTTATTTACTACGAACCTTCCATGCAGCTGGTAAAAAAATTAATAGCGAAAAACAGTGTACCGCAAAAAACCACCAACGCAAATTTTAATGCCAATTACCGCTATGCCGATACTACCGGTAAAGAAATAAATATTGATGCAGATTATGGTTTATTCAGGAGTAAAAGCAATAGCTTTCAACCAAATATATACTATGACATGAATAACAGTTTCTTATCAGAGGCTGTATACAGAAACCGCACCCCTATTGACATTGATATCTATTCATTAAAAGCAGATATAGAACAAAAACTTGGAAAAGGGAAAATCGGTTATGGGGCAAAAGCATCTTATGTAATTACGCAAAATGCATTTGATTTTTATAATGTATCTGGCGGCAATGATACCAAAGTGCTTGAAAAAAGTAACAAATTTAAATTCAAAGAAAACATCAATGCTGTTTATGTATCCTATCAACGTCAGCTAAATGACAAAATAGACCTACAGGCTGGTTTGCGTGCAGAACAAACCAATAGCAATGGTATATTAACCAGGGCCGACGGTGTATACCAAAGCGATAATGATGTTAAACGTAGCTACCTAGATCTTTTCCCTAGTGCATCATTAAGTTATAAACTAAATAATAAAAACAGTTTCAGTCTTGCTTATAGCAGACGAATTGATAGGCCAAGTTATCAAGATTTGAATCCATTCGAAAACAAGCTGGATGAATTAACCTATCAAAAAGGAAATGCATTCCTACGTCCGCAATACACAGACAATGTACAGATAAAACACATTTTTGCAGGAAAGCTTTCTACTGATTTTTCATATAGTTATGTAAGAGATTATGCTACTGAGATCTTAGATACTACCAATAAAAACTCAACATATCTTCAAAATCAAAATTTGGCAACACAACAAATATTAAGTTGGCATATATCTTCCCCATTAGCTATAACCAAATGGTGGAATGGATATCTTGAATTCTGGCATAATACTTACATATTTGATGGCATTGCCAATAACAAGAAAGTACATATGAGCATACCTCATTATGGCGTTTACTCAACTCAAAGTTTTAATCTGGGCAATGGATACAGTGCAGAAATGAGTGGATGGTGGAGTAGTCCTACTAACTGGGGTGCAACAGGAAAAGGTGGCGCACAAGGAAATGTTGATTTTGGTATACAAAAATCATTGATGCAAAAAAGAGCTACACTTAAAGTGACTGCTACTGATATTTTTGCAACACAATCACCCTGGAGGATCACTAACAATTTCGGTGGTTTAAGATTAAAAGGTAATGGTAAATATGAAAGTCAAACGATAAGAGTAAACTTTACTTATCGTTTTGGAAGTGCACAAATTAAAAATGCCCGTCAAAGACAAACAGGATTGGAATCTGAAAGTAATCGGATAAAAGGTAACTAA
- a CDS encoding YceI family protein, producing the protein MKNRITSLKTVLALLLFQIIAIASFAQVKYSLNSTSIVVSGTSTLHDWTMKSGNGTFDAVFTFGTNGRITGISNLHFVTQVSELKSEKSAMDKNAYKSLKKDKFATITFTAASLTAATADGVNYAIKGIGKLTIAGVTHDIEVLTTLKLNADKSITVTGYQKLKMKDYGVEPPSFMFGAVKTGNDITIKFDLSLKK; encoded by the coding sequence ATGAAAAATAGAATAACATCACTAAAAACTGTACTCGCTCTCTTACTATTTCAAATTATTGCAATTGCTTCATTTGCTCAGGTTAAATATAGTTTGAATTCTACTAGCATTGTTGTAAGCGGAACCTCTACCCTACACGATTGGACTATGAAATCCGGAAATGGAACTTTCGATGCTGTATTCACATTTGGAACAAACGGAAGAATAACCGGAATTAGTAATCTGCATTTTGTAACTCAGGTTAGCGAATTAAAAAGCGAAAAGAGTGCAATGGATAAAAATGCATACAAATCTTTAAAGAAAGACAAATTTGCTACAATCACATTTACAGCAGCCAGTTTAACTGCAGCTACTGCCGATGGAGTTAACTATGCGATAAAAGGCATCGGAAAATTAACCATTGCAGGTGTTACGCATGATATAGAAGTACTTACTACATTAAAATTAAATGCAGATAAAAGTATAACCGTAACCGGCTATCAAAAATTAAAAATGAAAGATTATGGTGTAGAACCTCCTTCATTTATGTTTGGTGCGGTAAAAACCGGCAACGACATCACAATAAAATTTGATCTAAGTCTAAAAAAATAA
- a CDS encoding porin, with protein sequence MKNIFSRFTLIMAFGALPVALLAQQPTISNWRPYDQSGINVFETPKDNDAKFDGLKVRFGAGFTQQFQSLKHENTALNNQGNSVATAQANKLYPIKSGFMTAQANAFMDVQLGDGIALNVTSYLSSRHHNETWVKGGYIQFDKLPFKGKFWTDFMNMATIKIGHFEVNYGDEHFRRSDGGQALYNPFMEGYIMDAFATEIGGEVYIKKNGFFGMVGLTNGMIKGNIDSVQVSTQADGSDKRSPSILVKAGVDKKLDNGLRLRFTGSLYHNGSSAGSGLTLYGGDRTGSNYQNVMEKWVSGTPAAAQASTSIAFSGRLNPGFSKKIDAVMFNAFAKYQGFEFFGTYELASGYSKSETTTRKANQYGVEAVYRIGANENVFLGARYNAVKARLTSQTTDVNVDRFAVAGGWFITKNTLLKVEYVTQSYKDFVTSDYRNGGKFNGVVVEAVVGF encoded by the coding sequence ATGAAAAATATCTTTAGCAGGTTTACATTAATCATGGCGTTCGGGGCTCTACCTGTTGCCCTACTAGCACAACAACCTACAATTTCAAATTGGAGACCATACGATCAAAGCGGTATTAACGTTTTTGAAACTCCAAAAGACAATGATGCAAAATTTGACGGCTTGAAAGTAAGATTTGGCGCAGGTTTTACACAACAATTCCAAAGTTTGAAACACGAAAATACAGCTTTGAACAATCAAGGGAATTCTGTTGCAACTGCACAAGCAAATAAATTATATCCAATCAAATCTGGTTTCATGACAGCGCAAGCAAATGCTTTCATGGATGTTCAGTTAGGTGATGGTATTGCATTGAACGTAACCAGCTACCTATCTTCACGTCACCACAACGAAACTTGGGTGAAAGGTGGTTATATCCAATTTGATAAACTTCCATTCAAAGGAAAATTCTGGACAGATTTCATGAACATGGCCACTATCAAAATCGGTCACTTTGAAGTGAACTACGGTGATGAACATTTCCGCAGATCAGATGGTGGACAAGCTTTATACAATCCATTCATGGAAGGATATATAATGGACGCATTCGCTACTGAAATCGGAGGTGAAGTATACATCAAAAAAAATGGTTTCTTTGGAATGGTAGGACTAACCAACGGTATGATCAAAGGAAATATTGACTCTGTACAAGTTAGCACTCAAGCTGATGGTAGCGATAAAAGAAGCCCTTCCATCTTGGTAAAAGCCGGTGTTGATAAAAAATTAGACAATGGACTACGTTTAAGATTTACAGGAAGTTTGTATCATAACGGAAGTTCTGCCGGAAGTGGTTTAACACTATATGGTGGTGACCGTACCGGTTCTAATTATCAAAACGTAATGGAAAAATGGGTATCTGGTACACCAGCAGCAGCTCAGGCATCTACATCTATTGCTTTCTCTGGCCGTTTAAATCCAGGATTCAGCAAAAAAATTGACGCTGTAATGTTCAATGCTTTTGCAAAATACCAAGGATTCGAATTTTTTGGAACTTATGAATTAGCATCAGGCTATTCTAAAAGTGAAACAACAACCAGAAAAGCTAACCAATATGGTGTTGAAGCTGTTTACAGAATAGGTGCAAATGAAAATGTATTCTTAGGTGCTCGTTACAATGCCGTAAAAGCAAGATTAACCAGCCAAACTACAGATGTAAACGTTGATCGTTTTGCAGTAGCAGGTGGATGGTTCATCACTAAAAATACTTTACTAAAAGTAGAATATGTAACTCAGAGTTACAAAGATTTTGTTACAAGCGACTACAGAAATGGCGGCAAATTCAACGGAGTTGTTGTTGAAGCTGTAGTAGGTTTTTAA
- a CDS encoding YceI family protein: MEAKKIYILFICFFISVTVFSQKILPSPYYAKWVLVKGSFLKVAGSTNVNKFTCEIVDYSNPDTIYVLNPSTQQYLPVKGALKLDISKFDCHLAVMTNDLFKTLKGKQYPTMLVQFVSLSKFPDFNAPNSVITGVVIIELAGVLKSYIVNYTFSRDALKNIHLVGKRQVNFSDFNLTPPRKLGGLIKTKQELDVEFHLMMRNTN; encoded by the coding sequence ATGGAGGCAAAAAAGATCTACATATTATTCATATGCTTTTTTATTTCTGTTACAGTATTTTCTCAAAAAATACTGCCATCCCCCTATTATGCAAAATGGGTGTTAGTAAAAGGCAGTTTTCTAAAAGTAGCAGGAAGTACTAACGTAAATAAATTTACTTGCGAAATCGTAGATTACAGCAATCCTGACACTATCTATGTTTTAAACCCTTCCACCCAACAATATCTGCCCGTTAAAGGTGCCTTAAAATTAGACATTTCAAAATTTGATTGTCATTTAGCCGTAATGACGAATGATCTCTTCAAAACATTAAAGGGCAAACAATATCCAACGATGTTGGTGCAGTTTGTTTCTTTGAGTAAGTTCCCGGATTTTAATGCCCCAAACAGTGTTATTACCGGAGTAGTTATTATTGAATTGGCAGGCGTATTAAAAAGCTATATAGTAAATTATACCTTCAGCAGAGATGCTTTAAAAAACATACACCTCGTTGGTAAAAGACAGGTTAATTTTTCTGATTTTAATCTCACCCCTCCCAGAAAATTAGGCGGCCTGATAAAAACAAAACAGGAACTTGATGTAGAGTTTCATCTGATGATGAGAAATACAAACTAG
- a CDS encoding SDR family NAD(P)-dependent oxidoreductase, translating to MKNIVIVGAGKGIGLKVAELLNIDNHLITISRNATLELDSLHTKFYQLDVTNNDIDILNDLPDVINGLVYCPGSINLKPFNRLTTADFLNDFNQNVLGAVTIIQKLLPNLKRANNASVVLFSTVAVKVGMPFHASIAAAKGAIEGLAKSLAAEFATTKIRVNVIAPSLTDTPLASVLLNTEEKREASAKRHPLQRIGTPEEIAKLVCFLMNDDSSWITGQVIGVDGGLGSLKI from the coding sequence ATGAAAAATATTGTAATTGTCGGGGCAGGCAAGGGGATAGGTTTAAAAGTAGCAGAGTTATTAAATATCGATAACCATCTTATCACCATATCCAGAAATGCTACTCTTGAATTGGATAGTTTGCATACAAAATTTTATCAATTGGATGTAACCAATAATGATATTGATATACTGAATGATCTGCCTGATGTGATTAATGGATTAGTGTATTGCCCCGGTTCTATTAATTTAAAACCATTTAACCGTTTGACTACTGCCGATTTTTTAAATGATTTTAATCAGAATGTGTTGGGTGCTGTAACTATTATTCAAAAATTATTACCCAATCTAAAAAGGGCAAACAATGCAAGTGTTGTTTTATTTAGCACCGTTGCAGTTAAAGTGGGCATGCCATTTCATGCATCGATAGCGGCGGCAAAAGGGGCTATTGAAGGATTGGCAAAAAGTCTGGCTGCTGAATTTGCCACAACGAAGATCAGGGTGAATGTAATAGCGCCATCTCTTACAGATACGCCACTAGCAAGTGTTTTATTGAATACTGAAGAGAAAAGAGAAGCATCTGCCAAACGGCATCCTTTGCAGCGAATAGGCACCCCAGAAGAAATTGCTAAACTCGTATGCTTTTTAATGAATGATGATAGCAGTTGGATAACAGGGCAAGTGATCGGAGTAGATGGAGGATTAGGGAGTTTAAAAATCTGA
- a CDS encoding DUF2256 domain-containing protein — MNIKKQHLPQKICVTCLRSFTWRKKWTKVWNDVKYCSDKCRKKSNKLT; from the coding sequence ATGAACATAAAAAAGCAACATCTTCCACAAAAAATTTGTGTTACATGCCTGCGTTCTTTCACATGGAGAAAAAAATGGACAAAAGTTTGGAATGATGTAAAATATTGCAGTGATAAATGCCGTAAAAAAAGCAATAAACTAACTTAA
- a CDS encoding TIGR03643 family protein, whose amino-acid sequence MTLSDIDRIIEMAWEDRTPFEAIEIQFGLSENEVIKLMRTELKRSSFNLWRKRINSGVSQKHMHKRNDGINRFRCSLQRTISMNKISKR is encoded by the coding sequence ATGACGTTATCGGATATAGATAGAATTATAGAAATGGCATGGGAAGACAGAACTCCTTTTGAGGCCATCGAAATACAATTTGGATTGAGCGAAAATGAGGTCATCAAATTAATGCGAACAGAATTAAAACGAAGCAGTTTTAATTTATGGAGAAAACGTATTAACAGCGGGGTTAGTCAAAAGCATATGCACAAACGAAATGACGGTATCAACCGCTTCAGGTGTAGTTTACAAAGGACAATATCAATGAATAAAATTAGTAAGCGTTAA
- a CDS encoding TspO/MBR family protein, whose product MKKLAVKILICSTTCLLLGIASGYSTAGAIKNWYQYIVKPDWNPPNWLFGPVWTILYLLMGVSLALVWHKALVLPKKALILFIIQFILNLLWSYIFFNKQQIGYAFVEIACMLLFIVLTTISFYRINKTAAYLMLPYLFWVCFATVLNGTIWYLNKS is encoded by the coding sequence ATGAAAAAACTGGCTGTTAAAATTTTAATTTGCTCAACAACCTGTTTGTTGCTTGGTATAGCAAGCGGTTACAGTACTGCAGGAGCTATAAAAAACTGGTACCAATATATTGTAAAACCTGATTGGAATCCACCGAATTGGTTATTTGGTCCGGTTTGGACAATACTATATTTATTAATGGGTGTATCACTAGCTCTTGTATGGCATAAAGCCTTGGTTCTACCCAAAAAGGCCTTGATTCTATTTATAATTCAATTTATTTTGAATCTTTTGTGGTCGTATATTTTCTTTAATAAACAACAAATAGGGTATGCTTTTGTAGAGATAGCATGTATGCTTCTTTTTATAGTTCTTACTACGATAAGTTTTTACAGAATTAATAAAACTGCGGCGTATCTGATGTTGCCTTATTTATTCTGGGTATGTTTTGCAACTGTATTGAACGGAACTATATGGTATCTAAACAAGTCGTGA